The genome window tttgaaaatacaaaatttttcaattattcatATTGTTTTATCCATTGTAAAAACGATGATACTCGGGTGTAAACAACGGGTGATTTAATCGGGCAACCTGTTATACCAAATGATGTCAGACCCAGTAAAGTGTGGCTTCCATTCTCATTCCAAATCGCCAATAGACCACCGGAATCGCCTCTACATGGAGTACTTTGACTTGGCTTCAAGCAGATGAACGATGCCGGAAAATCTTAAAAATCATTGTATTTTTACACACTTCGTTTGAAAACATAGTTACATTGTAATACTGCAGGTGATTTGGTTGTGGATCTATAATAAAGATTCATATTATGCAAATGGATTCGACCTAACCAATCATAGTATTaccattataataatatataattttcttcttttctttttcgcgaacaattattttcttttatttaatcgcaaataatttggaaaataaatatcacaaacaatgttgttattattgtttgtataaaaacacttttttaatcgcatcttttttttctattcttaAACGCAACTCAAAAACAAATTGGATCTGCGTGTAACATTAAGAAGTGTTGTCAAAAAAATTCTAGCCCTACTTTTTATAGTATCTGAGAACAAGTTGATCACATGCACTCATggtgattaaaaatatacatatattctgtATGCCGGCAATGCCTTCTTCTGCTGTTATATTACATTTCCTGTAGGCACAAAGTCATAAAACCCGTTTACCCTATGAGTtcagggtataaaaacaaaaacactctAGCAAATAATTTTCGATGGAAATGCTTTATATTGCAAAGCTTTAATTATTTCGAATGTGGTATTTATTCATATTGTTTAATCCATTTTAAAAACGATGATACTCGAGTGTAAACACCAGGTGAATTAGTTGGGCACCCTGGGTTACCGAATGATGTTAGACCCAGTAAAGTGTGGCTACCATCCTCATTCCGAATCGCCAATGGACCACCAGAGTCGCCATGACATGGAGTACTTTGACTTGGTTTCAAGCAGATATATGAAGTCGGAAAAATCTTAGAAACAGCgatcattaaatttttacatttttcgttTGAAAACACAGTTACATTATAATACTGCAGATGATTTGATTGTGGACCTGTAATAAagattaatattttgaaaatgagtTCGACCTAAAAAATCATAGTATTACCACTGAAAATTGTTTGACCCCATCCAGATACAACAGCACTTTCATTCTCATAAAGTTCGTCTGCATCGGGTAACTTGGCAGGTTGAATATACTCGTCAAATAGCAGATCGGCTGGAAGTTGTATGAGAGCTATGTCATTGATATGTTGATTGCCGTCATATTCTGGATGTACGAAAATATTCTTTGCTTTTACTATCAATCGTTGCTGCCCGACTTCCCTTTTATTAGATGTGTCCACAGTTCCAAAGTAAATTTCCATAGTATTCCTTTTAtaacaaattgtagaagttgaTTATTTGgactaaatattttatctcACATTTCAACATACATTTCTTTGGATATGCAATGAGCAACTGTAAGAACAATTCGATTTGATATTATAACAGCGCCACATCCGAAGAGAGAGCGGCCGTCCTccagattcaaaatatatacttgATATGGAAACTGTTTAGGATCTGCATTGAAACCCTTTACAATGCGTTTGGAAGGAGTATCTTGGCCGCTAATACTCCTTTGGTACAGTAAAAATGTGACGATGATCAGTTGCCAATTAGGCCGTCTCATTGTAAAATTGATAGTTAAAGAACAACTGACAAATGCGAATAGAACACCATGCTTATATAGCAGTGCAACTGAAATTGCGTTTGGTGAGTTTGAGTTATTTACAGTTGTTTAAATAGATAAGACGTTTTTACAACTTTgacaaatatgtaaatacttCAGTAAGAAGATTGTATGCACACAGGAAAAATAGTTCTAAAATTAAAGAGGTTGGTCTTGATGCCAAGAATTTTGGTGTAAAAAGTTTGTTAGGAACATGGAAATCCTAATGTTAGAAAACATATCTTGACTTCAAGAACATTAAATATAAGATCTAAGTTCTTATttataagaagaaaaaaatccTATAGGTTAGCGAccaaaaatcttattataagattaaaaaatattgtattaaattatattttatttctttttattattatttaattattttttttattttatttgactacatttttttttttaccattttatgatttagttgcgttattttatttagttgtatGTTGATCAGTTTTAATGTtcttagttttaagaatttgttcttAATGTGGTCTTATTTCCAGAACACATTTTTTAAGagaaatgtttttgattttagaactTGGTCTTTTTTTGTCAGTGCACCTTATCTTTATGACTGCGTTTTAATCTGCTGTAATATTCATTATCATTTATGCAACTAGTGTATGTTAATATTGCTTAATATcctttcaaaaaataaatggaaaagaaaattacactggagtgtgctcgactgtgcaATACCCGTTggtcattttcaaaaataaacagtgcggtattataggtaaaatatatgaaaataatataccatagaaattactaaaatatacccagAGCTTTATTTCGTATATCGATACATATTATACTTGCAAGTTCAGAAtgtaccatagagtgcaaaatataccaaaatatatttagccCAAGCAATAAAGATTCGACAATTGGAGCCCGTATAGCATTATTTCTTGATCAACTTATAAGATTTTTACCTAACCGCATTTAATTTGAGAAATCAAAAATCACTAAcactgttattattattgtttgtatgAAAAATCACGAGTCTAGCTTTGAAATTACGATAGCTgtttaagtatttataaaaaaaaatatagctcgACTTTTTATAGTCTCTGGGACCTTGTTGCTCATAAGGACAGGCGAAAAGGCGGATAGAAGTTCACATTTATATCGTTTCGGCTATTGGCGTTGATCTATATTTTTTGAGGTCGCAGATGCCTACTTCTGCCTGTCCGCACTAGCTATACCCATTGGCATTACCCATTTAGGTACCGGGGATATAAATAGTACATTTGATAGATCCgtaatatgtattttgtttttgctctaGTTTTCGGTCTTCTACTTAtagagaaaataataaaaaatacaactttgaCTATGAAAATATTCAcgtatgtttattataatttatggaTTGATTTCTTCAAATCGATTTATCCACTGCAAAAATGATGAAATCCTTGTGGAGATCACAATTGGATTTTTCTTCGATGAAAGATTAAATGATATTAAACCAATCACAGTATTTGACCCTTCATCATTCTTTGTGACCAACGGGTCACCTGAGATTGCTGTGTGTGGACCGCATTCATGGGGCTTTGAGCAAATCCATGACGCTGGGTAGAATTTTCCAGTCCAATGATGGTGAGCAACTGTTTTGCGTTCTTCATTGGACAAAACGGTAACATTGGAGTAATGAAGGCGAGGTGAAATAGCAAACCCTGttacaaataagaaaaatatataagtgtataaattgcaaaatgataTTCAATCACCTGAACCGTCGCCCCAACCAGAGACAATACAactttcattttcataaagGCTTTCAGGATCAGGTAACTGAGCAGCCTGAATAAATTCGTCAAATCGAATTTCGACTGGGAGTCTTATGAGAGCTATATCATTGAGTTGTTGGTATGGATCATATTCACGATGAACGAAAATATTCCAGCGCTTCACTGTCAAACGTTGTTGTCCCACTTCCTTTTCATTTGTTCTATCCACTGCACCGAAGTAAAGATTGAGGGCTTCcctaaatttgtaaattgaaaagtatGTTTTCTAGATTACAATTAAAAACTACTTACACTGAATAATCACCAGCACAACTTGCTGATGTGAGCACACTTCGGCTCGATATTATAACACCTCCACAACTTTTCGCAGGGTCACATTCACAATCTTGACGTTGTTCAATGAAAACTTGATAAGGAAATTGTTGAGGACGTGCGCTTAGAAAACGTTCCGTTGGTGGAGTTTGTCCTTGAGTACTCCGTTGATAGAGTAGAAAAGTCAGAAAGATTACCACCCACTGGAGTTGAACCATGTTTAGTTATTGAAGATGAACTGACAGTCGTAGGAAATACTCCCGCATTTATAGTGAGTACTCAATATGAGGAAGGTTTTAAGATTTATGAATCCGATAATAACCCGGTAGTGACAATGGATTTATGTGGCGTAAATTAGTTTTGTCGATAAGCGAAATTGAAGGCGACACAAATTAGCTGCACACTGACAAAAATAgataatatgaatttatataacCTTTGCTtacttttcaaattattttccattagt of Drosophila nasuta strain 15112-1781.00 chromosome 3, ASM2355853v1, whole genome shotgun sequence contains these proteins:
- the LOC132791923 gene encoding chymotrypsin-2-like isoform X1, translating into MRRPNWQLIIVTFLLYQRSISGQDTPSKRIVKGFNADPKQFPYQVYILNLEDGRSLFGCGAVIISNRIVLTVAHCISKEMNTMEIYFGTVDTSNKREVGQQRLIVKAKNIFVHPEYDGNQHINDIALIQLPADLLFDEYIQPAKLPDADELYENESAVVSGWGQTIFSGPQSNHLQYYNVTVFSNEKCKNLMIAVSKIFPTSYICLKPSQSTPCHGDSGGPLAIRNEDGSHTLLGLTSFGNPGCPTNSPGVYTRVSSFLKWIKQYE
- the LOC132791923 gene encoding chymotrypsin-2-like isoform X2, with amino-acid sequence MRRPNWQLIIVTFLLYQRSISGQDTPSKRIVKGFNADPKQFPYQVYILNLEDGRSLFGCGAVIISNRIVLTVAHCISKEMNTMEIYFGTVDTSNKREVGQQRLIVKAKNIFVHPEYDGNQHINDIALIQLPADLLFDEYIQPAKLPDADELYENESAVVSGWGQTIFSGPQSNHLQYYNIFPTSYICLKPSQSTPCHGDSGGPLAIRNEDGSHTLLGLTSFGNPGCPTNSPGVYTRVSSFLKWIKQYE
- the LOC132791921 gene encoding chymotrypsin-C-like, which encodes MVQLQWVVIFLTFLLYQRSTQGQTPPTERFLSARPQQFPYQVFIEQRQDCECDPAKSCGGVIISSRSVLTSASCAGDYSVEALNLYFGAVDRTNEKEVGQQRLTVKRWNIFVHREYDPYQQLNDIALIRLPVEIRFDEFIQAAQLPDPESLYENESCIVSGWGDGSGFAISPRLHYSNVTVLSNEERKTVAHHHWTGKFYPASWICSKPHECGPHTAISGDPLVTKNDEGSNTVIGLISFNLSSKKNPIVISTRISSFLQWINRFEEINP